The genomic region CGGGGCTTCACCCGGGGGCACTTTGTTTCCTGCGGCAGCGACAACTGCTTCGGGCCGGTCTGATGACCGGCGCTCCCAGGAGAGGCGCTCTTATTGCTGGCCTTTTGTTGGTCTTGGGTCTTTCGATTTTGCGTTGCTTCGATGCTGGATGTCCCGATTGATCATCATTTCTTCATCTGTGTGCGTCAGTATTGATCTGTGGTTGATGAATGCAGCGGCAGGGGTGGCTCGGGCGGAATGAATTCCGCGTTCCCAGTGTGTGGGTGTGGCTCGTATTCCGCTATCGCGTAGTGGGTGGCATTCATGTGGACGGGGGGGCTGGGAGAGGTTATGAGGTCTATCCCCCGGGGGGCGATGAGCGGCCATCATGGGGGGCGCTGTCTCATGAGGGTTTTCACGGTGATGCTACTAGGAGTGAATCTGGCCACGGTGGTGTGGCTGGTGGCGGGGGCGAATGCACAGGTGCCGCCGTGGGAGTCGGCCTTCGAGGAGACGCGGGAGGTGCTGGATGCGCCGTGGGGAAAGACGGAGGACCTGCAGACGGTGATGGGCCTGGTGCGCGCACGGATGGATGTGGCGGAGGCGTGGACGCGGACGGCGATGACGGAATTCCGCAGGTCCGAGGGGCCGATGCTGGTGCTGACGCTGGCGAATATCGCGGGGCTGACGCTGCTGGCGATCTCGCAGTGGCGGAGGGATCGGCGGGGAAGATACGATGACGAGGGGCTGGATCGATTTGCGGATGATGGGCCGGGAGGCGGTGGGTCGGGTCCGGTTTTGTGAGGGGGGCTTTCGATTTCGGATTTCAGATTTGGGATTTCGGATTTTGGATTTGAGATTTCAGAGCCTCTGACCCCTGACCCCTGACCCCTGACCCCTGACCCCTGACCCCTGACCCCTGACCCCTGACCCCTGACCCCTGATATCCGAATTCTGATCTCTGATTTCCGATCTCCGGCCTCCGGCACGGGTCGTGCGTGGTGGGTGGGATGAATGCGATACGACGTGTGGCGCATGATGAGGTGGATGGGGATCGTGCGCGGCCGGGGGAGGTGATCTTGCTGCAGGGGCGGGATGTGCGGGCGAGGTCGGCGTGGATCTTGATCGCGGCGATGCTGACGGCGGCATTGATCTGTGTGGTGGCGGTGGTGGTGCGTGGGGTGCAGGATCGTCAGGGCGAGGGCGATCCGCGACCGCTGGACGTGCTGCCGGTGCCGGCACCGCTGACGCCGATCGAGACGCCGGTGCCGGGTGAGCCGGTGACGCCGTTGCCACGGTGATGCTTGGCGGTGGTGCGGTGCCACGGTGATGTGGCGTTGGTGCTTGGGGGCGGTGTTTGTCTGGTGGGGGAGGTGTGTGGGGGGATGGGGTTTGAGATGTTCCTTTTTTGAGGGTGGGCAATCTGCGCGGTGAGGGTGCAGATATCAATGGGTGTTGTGATTCTTTGGAGGGGAAATGGGTGGTGACGAGGATGGATAGATGGGTTTTGAGTGGTTGGTTTTTTGGATTGGCGGAGCGGAGCGCTGGCTTTAGCCGGCGAGTGTTTGCCTTTGGTTCGTGGGGGCTACGTGCCGACTAAAGTCAGCACTCCGCCTGCGGCAGCTTTGTTAGAGAGCTCGGGCGGAATGAATTCCGCGTTCCCGGTGGGGGAGTGTGAGTGTGAAGCGGAGTTTTCTGGTGGGTTCGGCGGTCTGTCGAAACGGGCCGGTGGCCCGTGCTCCCAGGGGGGGCGTGCTGGTGAGGCGGGCCGGTCTTGATGACCGGCGCTCCCGGGGGGGATGGGGGGCTTGTCAGGGGGTGGGCGGGGTTGGTAGAGGATGGGGAGATGATGATGAATAAGGAGCGCGGGGATGATGAGGGGCGGGTGAAGGGGATTGGGATGGTGAATGCGAATCCGTATGCGCCGCCATCGGGTGGGGTGCAGGGTTTGGGGGCGAGCGTGATGCCGGCGGAGGATGAGTCGCGGGATCGGATGCTGCAGTGGACGGGTGCGCTTTGCTGGGGCTGCTGATCATGCTGGGCGTGGGGCGCGCGATCCTGAGGGCGGGTGTGGGGCTGGAGTTGGCGGGGCTTTTATTCGGTGCGGCCTTGCTGAGCCTGACGGTGGTGGGCTTCCTCACGCGGGGGCGGAAGCGCTATCTGCTGCTGGCGATTGTTTCGGGGTTCTATCTGGTGTTGATGGCGTCGTTGTGGGTGAGATCGTGGGAGTTCGTCAGGATGAATGGGGTAGGGGTGCTGCCGCGGGTGCTGATGGGCATCGTGCTGGGAATGCTGCCGCACGTGGTGGCGGGGTGGTGCGCGCTGGTGCTTTTTGCGCGGGCGCAGCGGCGGTGGAAGATGCTGGGGCCGGAGGAGCGGAAGGGATCGCGGGGCGGTGCGGGGTTGCGCGGGGAGGCGGCGGCGCGGGTGATCCGGGAGCGGGCGATGGAGCGCTTTGGCCTGAAGGAGGCGGATCTGGGGCGGTCGCTGGTGGGGGAGATGAATCTGCCGCCGGGGGAGGTGGGGGGATTCGTGACGGAGATGGATGAGGAATTCGGGATGAAGCTGGAGGAGTCGGTGGATGTGAGGACGGTGAGCGTGGAGGGAATGATGAAGGTGGCGAGGGAGTGGAGCGACTGGTGAGCGGAGGTCGGAAATCGGAAATCGGAAATCGGAAATCGGAAATCGGAAATCGGAAATCGGGCGGACGTGGTGGCGGGGCTGGGTGATCGGGGTTTTCAGGGCCAAAGGCCCGGCGATTCCTCAGCCCGGGCCAGCGGCCCGGGTAACCGGCACCGCCCCATCGGCGGCCTGAAGGGCAGCGATAAGGGGAACGACCGCATCCACCAATACGCCCCTCGGATCATCCACCAAACACCATCGGCCTTCGTCACCGATGAACAACCCAACCCCTATCGCTGCCCTTCAGGCCGCCATCATTCACGCATCCATACCCGGGCCGATGGCCCGGGCTGAGGGATGGCCGGGCCTTTGGCCCTGAGATGGTGGTGGCGGCGATCGTTCTGGCGGGGATGTACGGTGGATGTAGTAGTTGGTGGTGGTTTTGCGGGGGATCTGCGGAGCGGGGCTCTGGCTTTGGTCGGCGAGTGTGTGTCTTAGCTTCGTGGGGGCTTGTGCGGGCTGAAGTCAGCACTCCGCTTGCGGCGGCTTTGTTAGAGGACTCGGGCGGAATGAATTCCGCGTTCCCAGTGGGGGGATTTGGTGGGGTGGGCGCTCTTGGTGGGTTCGTCGGTCTGTCGAAACGGGCCAGTGGCCCGTGCTCCCAGGGGGTGGTGGGGCGGGCTTCCCACGGAGATGCGATGTGGCCTTTTGAGGGACGAGCGGGGCGCGGGGTGAGGCGGGCCGGTCTGATGACCGGCGCTCCCAGGTGGGGGACGCCTTCGGCGGCTCTTCTAACAGGTCAGCCTAACAGGTGGTGGACGGCGCGGGCGAAGGCGGTCTCGGGCGGGCCTTCGGGGGCGGTGTGGCGGGCGCTGCGCTTGGCATTTTCCCAGCCGTGGGGCATGGCGTAGGAGTGGCCGGACCATTGGAACATGGGGATGTCATTCTCGCCGTCGCCGAAGGTGACGGCCTGGCGGGGGGAGATGCCGAGGGAGTCGGCGAGGATCTGGAGGCCCCAGGCCTTGCTGGTGTCGAGGGGCATGAATTCATACATGTAGTCCATGGTCTGGAGGCCCTGGAGGCCCCAGGCGAGGTGGCGGTCGGCGGCGCGGAGGTCGAGGATGCTCTGGTCGTCGGACATCCAGATGACCTTCTGGACCTGCATGCCGGGGAGGTCTGCGGCGGGGATGGGGAGGGGGACGCGGCCGGCGAGGGAGGTGTAGCGGCGGATGAGGTCGTCGGGCTCGGGGAGATCGGTGAAGACTTCGTCGGCGGTGTAGTAGACGGTGGTGTAGGCGGGTGCTCCGTCGGGTCGGCGCGAGGTGTCGGCGGCGTGGATGAGGGTGCGGACGTCGTCTTCGCGGAGGAATTGCTGGGCGACGATGTGGGAGCGGTCGGCGCTGGCGACCTCGGCGCCCTGGGAGGAGACGATCCAGCGGACGGTGGGGAGCTGGAGGGCGAAGGGGGCCATGGAGCGGTAGTGGCGGCCGGAGGCGAGGACGATCTCGACGCCTGCATCGGCGAGGCGCTGGATGGCGGCGTGGTTCTCGGGGCTGATGGTGTGGTCGGGCCCGAGGAGGGTGCCGTCGAGGTCGATGGCGGCGAGGCGGATGGGGGTGTCGGTGTCATGGGTGGCGGTCATGGGGGGAGGGTAGCGGGGCGGGGGCGATGACGGTAGTGCTGATTTTTCATCGTGGTGATAACTTGGGGGAATGAAGGGTGGGGTGATCGGCGATCAATGGAGGACTTGGGCCGGGATGGATGGGATGAAGAGGCAAGGTAGGGTCGTGACGGGTGGATTTTTCAACCGCGGATGGACGCAGATGAAGAGGGGATGGGAATTTGGGTTGTTGGAGGATTGGATAGGGGTAGGTGGTTTTTTGGACCAAGCAGTGGTGTTTTCAGGCAAGGACGAAATCAGGGTTCGCCAGCAGTTTGTTCGGCACGCTGATCATTCTCCGCATCACCGCCACGATCGCCACCTTCGCGGGTTTGCCCGTCGCGATGAGCCGGTCGTAGAATGCCTTCAGCACGGGGTTGGATCGCGCCGCCGAAAGCGCACCCATGTAGAGGACATGGCGCACTTCCTTGCGCCCTCCGCGGATCCGTCGCCTGCCGCAACTGTTGCCGCTGTCCTTGGGATGCGGGACCACGCCCGCGAGGCAGCCCACCGTCTTGTCCGGCAGCGTCCCCAGCTCAGGAAGGAAAGCCAGCAGGGTGTGGGCGACCACCGGCCCCACGCCCTTCAGTTCGCACAGCCGCGCCGCCTTGCCTGCCAGCCGGGCGGATGAGGCCACATGGCTGGCAATGCGGGCGTCGGCCTGGTCGAGCAGGCGTTGGGTCGAGCGCAGCAGCTTGAGCAACATCTGGCGCAGGAATCCTTCGGCGTGCTCGAGGCGGTTGTTGGTGTCGGTGACGAGGTCGACCATCACCCGGCGGGCTTCCATCATCTGGCGCAGGGCGACGGCATCGGGATCGGGTTCCATCATCACCGGGGGCGTGAGGGTGGCTCCGTAGGTGGACAGG from Luteolibacter flavescens harbors:
- a CDS encoding Cof-type HAD-IIB family hydrolase translates to MTATHDTDTPIRLAAIDLDGTLLGPDHTISPENHAAIQRLADAGVEIVLASGRHYRSMAPFALQLPTVRWIVSSQGAEVASADRSHIVAQQFLREDDVRTLIHAADTSRRPDGAPAYTTVYYTADEVFTDLPEPDDLIRRYTSLAGRVPLPIPAADLPGMQVQKVIWMSDDQSILDLRAADRHLAWGLQGLQTMDYMYEFMPLDTSKAWGLQILADSLGISPRQAVTFGDGENDIPMFQWSGHSYAMPHGWENAKRSARHTAPEGPPETAFARAVHHLLG
- a CDS encoding IS110 family transposase, with the translated sequence MNHHTITTHVGIDVSKARLDVHIPGQPHLQVANSTGGLEDLFAALAGVASPHLVCESTAGYQKLLAGACLRRGVPVSVVQPARVRYFALAAGMLAKTDRIDARLLSTYGATLTPPVMMEPDPDAVALRQMMEARRVMVDLVTDTNNRLEHAEGFLRQMLLKLLRSTQRLLDQADARIASHVASSARLAGKAARLCELKGVGPVVAHTLLAFLPELGTLPDKTVGCLAGVVPHPKDSGNSCGRRRIRGGRKEVRHVLYMGALSAARSNPVLKAFYDRLIATGKPAKVAIVAVMRRMISVPNKLLANPDFVLA